In Sphingomonas sp. KC8, the sequence GCGACCTTCTGGCGCAACGCGCTCCACAACGGCATCGCCCGATTCGACCGAATCAACTGGGCGCGGCGATCGAAACGCAATGTCGCCCACCATTATGACCTGAACGGGCGACTGTACGATCTCTTCCTCGATATCGACCGGCAATATAGCTGCGCTTATTACACCGACCCGGCCAATGCGCTTGAACAGGCGCAGGCCGACAAGAAGGCGCATATCGCCGCCAAGCTCAATCTGCGCCCCGGCCTGAAGGTGCTCGACATCGGTTGCGGCTGGGGCGGGATGGCGTTGTATCTGAACCGGATCGCCGACGTCGACGTGCTGGGCATCACCTTGTCCGAAGAGCAACTCGCCGTGGCCCGCCGCCGGGCAGAGGAGGCTGGTGTCGGCGATCGGGTGCGGTTCGAACTGATCGATTATCGCGCGCTGACCGGCAAGTTCGATCGGATCGTTTCGGTCGGCATGTTCGAACATGTCGGCCCGCCACATTATGACCAGTTCTTCCGCCAGTGCCGCGCGCTTCTGGCCGATGACGGCGCGATGCTGATCCACACGATCGGCCGGATGGGAAAGCCCGGCACCACCGACGCCTTCACCGCGCGCTACATCTTTCCCGGCGGCTATATTCCCGCACTGTCGGAAATCGTGTCCGCCAGCGAACGCGCCCGGCTGATCCTGTCGGACATGGAAACGCTGCGGCTGCATTACGCCTACACGCTCGATCAATGGTATGATCGCACGGTCGCCGCCCGCCAGGAAATCGAGGCGCTGTACGATGCGCGCTTCTATCGGATGTGGCTGTTCTACCTTGCCGGCGCGGCCGCCGCATTCCGCCGGGGCGGCATGTGCAATTATCAGCTGCAATATATCCGCCGCCGCGATGCGCTGCCGATCACGCGGGACTATATGAG encodes:
- a CDS encoding SAM-dependent methyltransferase, with amino-acid sequence MWLLERMLSRIVKRGQLHVRYADGQTRVYGKAESGWPEIHIAFTDKGAPNFIARNPRLGAAEAWMDGRLTIEGDDIRGLIDLLRANAPWEKGGDQLQATFWRNALHNGIARFDRINWARRSKRNVAHHYDLNGRLYDLFLDIDRQYSCAYYTDPANALEQAQADKKAHIAAKLNLRPGLKVLDIGCGWGGMALYLNRIADVDVLGITLSEEQLAVARRRAEEAGVGDRVRFELIDYRALTGKFDRIVSVGMFEHVGPPHYDQFFRQCRALLADDGAMLIHTIGRMGKPGTTDAFTARYIFPGGYIPALSEIVSASERARLILSDMETLRLHYAYTLDQWYDRTVAARQEIEALYDARFYRMWLFYLAGAAAAFRRGGMCNYQLQYIRRRDALPITRDYMSVAEAALRDTPLSSRSPKRTPDA